The DNA window ATCTCCGGGTTCGATTGGAATTTCTCCCCTATCCACACCTCATCCCCACCCTTTTCAACGGATGTGGGTTCGGTCCTCCATTGCCTTTTACGGCAACTTCAACCTGGACATGGATAGATCACCCGGTTTCGGGTCTACTCTGACTGACTTCATCGCCCTCTTAAGACTTGGTTTCCCTTCGGCTCCACGGCTCTACCGTTTAACCTCGCCAGCCAGCGTAACTCGCCGGACCGTTCTACAAAAAGTACGCGGTTGCACTCATAAGGTGCTCCCACAGCTTGTAAACACAGGGTTTCAGGTTCTCTTTCACTCCCCTCCCGGGGTCCTTTTCACCTTTCCTTCACAGTACTATGCGCTATCGGTCACTAAGGAGTATTTAGCCTTGGGGGGTGGTCCCCCCGACTTCCCACAAGGTTCCACGTGTCTCGTGGTACTCTGGATCCTGCCGTCCTGGTCACAATTTCATGTACGGGGCTTTCACCCTCTCTGGCTGGCTTTCCCAAAACCATTCCACTATCGTTTCCAGTAACTTCTGCAGTCCATAACCCCAGCATGCACGCACGCTGGTTTAGGCTCCTCCCATTTCGCTCGCCGCTACTCTGGGAATCGAGTTTTCTTTCTTTTCCTCCGGCTACTTAGATGTTTCAGTTCACCGGGTTCCCTTCCATACGTTATGGATTGGCGTATGGATACCTGGAGTCTATCCAGGTGGGTTTCCCCATTCGGACACCTGCGGATCACAGGATATTTGCTCCTACCCGCAGCTTTTCGCAGCTTATCACGTCCTTCATCGGCTCTTAGTGCCAAGGCATCCACCCTGCGCTCTTTCTTGTTTGACCTTTCCAGTTCTAATAGCGTTTAAAACTGGCGGTTCTCTCGCAGTTTCATTTCATCGTGTTTACAATGTAATGAGTAGTTATTGTTTTGATTCGTTATCCTTAAAAGATAACTCCTCGGATGTCTCTTTTTCCTATCTCTAAACGTTTAACGTTTTTGGATTGTTTTTCGTATATGCAGTTTTCAAGGTACATGTTCATGGGCTTTAAAAAACAACTTAAAACCCTATGGGCTTAAGTGGACTCGAACCACCGACCTCACGCTTATCAGGCGTGCGCTCTAACCAGCTGAGCTATAAGCCCACAGTGGAGATGAAGAGATTCGAACTCTCGACCCCCTGCTTGCAAGGCAGGTGCTCTCCCAACTGAGCTACATCCCCGTAGATCTGGCATCCACCTGCTCTCCCACACCGTCTCCAGTGCAGTACCATCGGCCTCTTGGGTCTTAACCGTCGTGTTCGGGATGGGAACGGGTGTGTCCCCCAAGCGCATCGACGCCAGAAATATCGTTATCCAATTATGAGTTTCCATATTGATAACTCAACAGTAAAACACATTCATCTACTTTGTCTTCCCTTAGAAAGGAGGTGATCCAGCCGCACCTTCCGATACGGCTACCTTGTTACGACTTCACCCCAGTTATCGGTCCCACCTTCGACGGCTCCTTCCTTTCGGTTAGGTCACCGGCTTCGGGTGTTACTGACTCCCATGGTGTGACGGGCGGTGTGTACAAGACCCGGGAACGTATTCACCGCAGTATGCTGACCTGCGATTACTAGCGATTCCAGCTTCATGTAGTCGAGTTGCAGACTACAATCCGAACTGAGACGTTATTTTTGAGATTTGCTCACACTCGCGTGATCGCTTCCCTTTGTTTACGCCATTGTAGCACGTGTGTAGCCCAAATCATAAGGGGCATGATGATTTGACGTCATCCCCACCTTCCTCCAGGTTATCCCTGGCAGTCTCCCCAGAGTGCCCACCTTCATGTGCTGGCTACTGAGGATAAGGGTTGCGCTCGTTGCGGGACTTAACCCAACATCTCACGACACGAGCTGACGGCAACCATGCACCACCTGTCTTCTCCGTCCCCGAAGGGAAAGGACCCATTACGGTCCGGTCGGATCGATGTCAAGATTTGGTAAGGTTCTTCGCGTTGCTTCGAATTAAACCACATGCTCCACCGCTTGTGCGGGTCCCCGTCAATTCCTTTGAGTTTCATTCTTGCGAACGTACTCCCCAGGTGGAATACTTATTGCGTTTGCTGCGGCACCGAATAGCTTTGCTACCCAACACCTAGTATTCATCGTTTACGGCGTGGACTACCAGGGTATCTAATCCTGTTTGCTCCCCACGCTTTCGAGCCTCAACGTCAGTTACCGTCCAGTAAGCCGCCTTCGCCACTGGTGTTCCTCCTAATATCTACGCATTTCACCGCTACACTAGGAATTCCACTTACCCCTCCGGTACTCTAGATTGGCAGTTTCCAATGCAGTCCCGGGGTTGAGCCCCGGCCTTTCACATCAGACTTGCCATTCCGTCTACGCTCCCTTTACACCCAGTAAATCCGGATAACGCTTGCCCCCTACGTATTACCGCGGCTGCTGGCACGTAGTTAGCCGGGGCTTCTTAATCAGGTACCGTCATTTTCTTCCCTGCTGATAGAGCTTTACATACCGAAATACTTCTTCGCTCACGCGGCGTCGCTGCATCAGGGTTTCCCCCATTGTGCAATATTCCCCACTGCTGCCTCCCGTAGGAGTCTGGGCCGTGTCTCAGTCCCAATGTGGCCGTCCACCCTCTCAGGCCGGCTATGGATCGTCGCCTTGGTAGGCCGTTACCCTGCCAACTAGCTAATCCAACGCGGGTCCATCTCATACCACCGGAGTTTTTCACACTGCATCATGCGATGCTGTGCGCTTATGCGGTATTAGCAGCCATTTCTAACTGTTATCCCCCTGTATGAGGCAGGTTACCCACGCGTTACTCACCCGTCCGCCACTCAGTCACAGGAAACTTCATCCGAAGAATCCGTTTCAAGTGCTTCGTTCGACTTGCATGTGTTAAGCACGCCGCCAGCGTTCATCCTGAGCCAGGATCAAACTCTCTAAATAAATGTTTGTTCCAGGTCAAAATCAACTCTTGGCTAATTTATCCCTTTTACTGTTTTTAAGGATCTTTCGATCGTTCGTTTTTATAATTTTAAAAAGAACTTTCGAGGAATGTGTTTCACTGTTCAGTTATCAAAGATCATTTTTTCGCATTGCCGTTTGTCTCAAACAGCTTTGCTATTATATCATGTTGTTTTCTGCTTGTCAAGAAGTTTTTTTAACTTTTTTCGAGGTTATTTTTAACTTTTCGACTCATCAGCGCCAACTTTGATATCTTATCACAACTCACTTTATATTGTCAAGAACTTTTTTCATTTCTTTTTTCAACCGTGTTTGTCAGCTGCAACTCTGATATAATAGCATTTATTTCTGTTTTCGTCAACTACCTTTTGACATTTTTTTACATTTTCTTTTATATGCTTCTTACATTATCTTTTCTGTTCCAGAAAACGAACTGCATCTCTGATGTTCTCCACCGGAATCAAGGTGATTTCTGTTTCCTGTCCTACACTTTTCATGCATGCTGCCGGAAGGATTACTGTGGTAAAGCCCAGTTTTTTTGCTTCCTGTACTCTCTGTTCTGCCATGCTTACCGCACGCACTTCGCCGCTCAGACCAACCTCTCCGAATACCAGCACTTTATCATCAATCACAATATCTTTATAACTCGATACCACCGCAAGCAGGATTCCCAGGTCCACCGCCGGTTCATTCATACGGATTCCACCGGCAATATTGACATATGCATCGCTCGCCGAAAGATGGAGCCCCAGGCGTTTTTCCAGTACCGCCATCAAAAGATTGACTCTGTTATAGTCCGTACCTGCCGCCGTTCTTCTCGGCATACCGAAGTTGCTGGCACATACAAGCGCCTGGATTTCTATCAGGATCGGTCTGGTTCCTTCCATGGAGCAGGCTACTACGGAACCGGATGCTCCCTCCGGTCTTCCCGCCAGCATAAACTCCGAAGGATTTTCCACTTCCACCAGACCTTCTTCGCGCATCTCGAAAACACCGATCTCATTGGTGGAGCCAAAACGGTTCTTTACTCCACGCAGGATCCGGTAAGATGCATGGCGGTCTCCCTCAAAATAAAGCACCGTATCTACCATGTGTTCCAACACTCTCGGTCCTGCTACATTTCCGTCTTTTGTCACATGACCGACGATAAATACGGAAACGCCAAGCCCTTTTGCTATCTGAAGCAGCACCCCGGTGGATTCTCTTACCTGGGATACACTTCCGGGAGCCGAAGATACCTCCTCATTGTACATAGTCTGGATCGAGTCGATCACAACCACCGTAGGTTTCTCCTTTTCGATCACCTGGCGGATCGTGTCCAGATTGGTCTCGCACAGTAGCCGTAGCCGATCTCCGAACGCACCGATCCTCTGTGCCCGCAGCTTGATCTGTTTTAAGGATTCCTCACCGGAGATATAAAGAACCGATACCTGATCTGCCAGATTTCTGCACACCTGCAAAAGAAGCGTAGATTTTCCGATACCCGGATCACCGCCTACCAGTGTCATCGAGCCCTGCACGATTCCACCACCAAGAACTCGGTCCAGTTCTTTGATGCCAGTATGGATGCGGTCTTCTTCATCCAGGGAAATCTCGGAAAGTGCCACGGGTTCTGCTTTCTTTCTTCCTGCTGCCTCCTGATGTTTTGTCTGGCTCGGACTCACGGTCTCTTCCACAAACGTATTCCAGCTTTTGCATCCCGG is part of the Blautia faecicola genome and encodes:
- the radA gene encoding DNA repair protein RadA is translated as MAKAKKTVFFCQECGYESPKWMGQCPGCKSWNTFVEETVSPSQTKHQEAAGRKKAEPVALSEISLDEEDRIHTGIKELDRVLGGGIVQGSMTLVGGDPGIGKSTLLLQVCRNLADQVSVLYISGEESLKQIKLRAQRIGAFGDRLRLLCETNLDTIRQVIEKEKPTVVVIDSIQTMYNEEVSSAPGSVSQVRESTGVLLQIAKGLGVSVFIVGHVTKDGNVAGPRVLEHMVDTVLYFEGDRHASYRILRGVKNRFGSTNEIGVFEMREEGLVEVENPSEFMLAGRPEGASGSVVACSMEGTRPILIEIQALVCASNFGMPRRTAAGTDYNRVNLLMAVLEKRLGLHLSASDAYVNIAGGIRMNEPAVDLGILLAVVSSYKDIVIDDKVLVFGEVGLSGEVRAVSMAEQRVQEAKKLGFTTVILPAACMKSVGQETEITLIPVENIRDAVRFLEQKR